Proteins from a single region of Paramormyrops kingsleyae isolate MSU_618 chromosome 9, PKINGS_0.4, whole genome shotgun sequence:
- the LOC111846383 gene encoding serine/threonine-protein kinase PLK3 isoform X2 — translation MATQKTTEVPEFVLDSENLRIYRRLELLGEGSFGKCYKMRDVCNGEIFAVKVIPIEDSAGLEESMLDIIQERESLTNAEVRYYMRQLISALKYMHDEGLVHRDLKLENLLVTENMELRLADFGLAGKLEPLETMHKCFCGTKEYAAPEVWKKKGQGPEADVWALGCIIYAMLTGEYAFYGNAKQIRQCIREIQHTLPKTLSRSARGLLSWIFQMNPEDRPTLEQILEHKFFTKGFTPDALPSESHNRVPKFESVNPVKRFFTRLFQCVCRKRSTADIPRCEQQGEQQDEQQDFYIQQKSSLWSQVPIDMFFLF, via the exons ATGGCAACTCAGAAGACAACTGAAGTGCCCGAGTTCGTCCTTGATAGCGAAAATCTGCGGATTTACCGCAGACTGGAGCTGTTGGGAGAG GGCAGTTTTGGCAAATGCTACAAAATGAGAGACGTTTGCAATGGAGAGATCTTTGCCGTCAAAGTAATCCCGATAGAGGACTCTGCTGGACTAGAAGAG TCAATGCTGGACATCATTCAAGAGAGAGAGTCACTGACCAACGCAGAAGTGCGTTATTACATGCGGCAGCTCATTTCAGCATTAAAATATATGCACGATGAAGGCCTTGTCCACAGGGACCTCAAATTAG AGAATTTGTTGGTAACTGAGAATATGGAGTTGAGACTGGCTGATTTTGGACTGGCAGGCAAGCTGGAGCCGCTGGAAACGATGCATAA ATGTTTTTGTGGAACAAAGGAGTATGCGGCACCAGAAGTGTGGAAAAAGAAGGGACAGGGGCCAGAGGCGGACGTTTGGGCACTGGGCTGTATCAT ATACGCAATGCTCACCGGTGAATACGCCTTCTATGGCAATGCTAAGCAGATCAGACAGTGTATCAGGGAAATCCAACACACTCTGCCCAAAACGCTCTCTAGATCTGCTCGGGGACTCCTATCCTGGATTTTCCAGATGAATCCAGAGGATCGGCCCACTTTAGAGCAGATTCTGGAACATAAGTTTTTCACCAAG GGCTTCACTCCTGATGCACTGCCATCTGAAAGCCATAACAGGGTGCCAAAGTTTGAATCTGTGAACCCTGTGAAGAGATTCTTCACAAGGCTGTTCCAGTGTGTTTGCAGAAAGAGATCCACAG CTGATATCCCTAGATGCGAACAGCAGGGAGAACAGCAGGACGAACAGCAGGACTTTTACATTCAACAAAAGTCCAGCCTGTGGAGCCAAGTGCCTAttgacatgttttttttgttttaa
- the LOC111846383 gene encoding serine/threonine-protein kinase PLK3 isoform X1 has protein sequence MATQKTTEVPEFVLDSENLRIYRRLELLGEGSFGKCYKMRDVCNGEIFAVKVIPIEDSAGLEECLQEVDILKKLQHRHVVSFSHYTEDENFMYIFMELCSRGSMLDIIQERESLTNAEVRYYMRQLISALKYMHDEGLVHRDLKLENLLVTENMELRLADFGLAGKLEPLETMHKCFCGTKEYAAPEVWKKKGQGPEADVWALGCIIYAMLTGEYAFYGNAKQIRQCIREIQHTLPKTLSRSARGLLSWIFQMNPEDRPTLEQILEHKFFTKGFTPDALPSESHNRVPKFESVNPVKRFFTRLFQCVCRKRSTADIPRCEQQGEQQDEQQDFYIQQKSSLWSQVPIDMFFLF, from the exons ATGGCAACTCAGAAGACAACTGAAGTGCCCGAGTTCGTCCTTGATAGCGAAAATCTGCGGATTTACCGCAGACTGGAGCTGTTGGGAGAG GGCAGTTTTGGCAAATGCTACAAAATGAGAGACGTTTGCAATGGAGAGATCTTTGCCGTCAAAGTAATCCCGATAGAGGACTCTGCTGGACTAGAAGAG TGTCTACAAGAAGTAGACATTCTGAAGAAGCTACAACACCGGCATGTTGTGAGCTTCTCACATTATACTGAAGATGAGAACTTTATGTACATCTTCATGGAGCTGTGCAGCAGGGGG TCAATGCTGGACATCATTCAAGAGAGAGAGTCACTGACCAACGCAGAAGTGCGTTATTACATGCGGCAGCTCATTTCAGCATTAAAATATATGCACGATGAAGGCCTTGTCCACAGGGACCTCAAATTAG AGAATTTGTTGGTAACTGAGAATATGGAGTTGAGACTGGCTGATTTTGGACTGGCAGGCAAGCTGGAGCCGCTGGAAACGATGCATAA ATGTTTTTGTGGAACAAAGGAGTATGCGGCACCAGAAGTGTGGAAAAAGAAGGGACAGGGGCCAGAGGCGGACGTTTGGGCACTGGGCTGTATCAT ATACGCAATGCTCACCGGTGAATACGCCTTCTATGGCAATGCTAAGCAGATCAGACAGTGTATCAGGGAAATCCAACACACTCTGCCCAAAACGCTCTCTAGATCTGCTCGGGGACTCCTATCCTGGATTTTCCAGATGAATCCAGAGGATCGGCCCACTTTAGAGCAGATTCTGGAACATAAGTTTTTCACCAAG GGCTTCACTCCTGATGCACTGCCATCTGAAAGCCATAACAGGGTGCCAAAGTTTGAATCTGTGAACCCTGTGAAGAGATTCTTCACAAGGCTGTTCCAGTGTGTTTGCAGAAAGAGATCCACAG CTGATATCCCTAGATGCGAACAGCAGGGAGAACAGCAGGACGAACAGCAGGACTTTTACATTCAACAAAAGTCCAGCCTGTGGAGCCAAGTGCCTAttgacatgttttttttgttttaa